GCTGGACAGCTAGGAATACGGAAGCTATGGGCTGGAGGATTGGTTCGAAGGCTGTTCTAAAGGCTTGCTACTTGATGATCTTGTTTGCCATGAGagtgaagaaaaaaatcattagtGGAAACACATTTGGTAGAAAAAACGTTTTTGGTGCTGTAGTGCTTCGATTAGCTTGTTATTTGAGCAGACAAGCCACTGCAATTGTATTGCTGTTCAAATAATCTGTATCATGCTAGGCCTTTGAATAAGACTATGACAGCAGACTTTTCCTGCCTTAGCTTCACATCATCAAAATTTTGACCTTTTGGTGGCGCATCAAAATGCTGAGATGCGAAGCATTTCATGCTTGGGATACATGAAGCCCACACTGTTGTGGGCTTGTTACAGTTGATTTATTATCCTTTGGCGCCTTGACGGGGCAGTTATCCTTGTCCTTGCTGCGTCTTGAATGTTTTCATTAATTCTTTTTTCCTATTTTGGCAAAGCTTCCCAATGTCGGGGAGCTTACTAGTTGAACGTGTAATAATGGCATGCAGGGGTGGACCTGGGAACATACATTCTGGGTCAATGCCAATGAGCAAAAAAGGAGCTCCTGTAACACGGTGTTCACGAATCTCGAAATCCCACTCTCACATGCAGCCATCGAAAGAGACAAGAGaaataactaatatttaatattacCTTTATGGCTGTTTTTTAGGTCCGCTATTCTATTTCCCTTATGCTTTGTTGGATTTGAAATTAAGTTACTAGTTCTAGATTACATGGCTATGCAAATCCCAAAAAGACTTTTTATATTGGTTGAACCATTGAAGCCAAACTTTGTGAGATGATCCTGGAATACctatagcaatatttttgtCAGGTGTTCTAATGCATTTTATCAGTCGACGAATTTTCATGTGATCGAATAAGACTTGGTTGACATTGTGGTCTCTGTACAAGAACTTTTGGCACACTAGATTTGGATAAAATTATCATTCTTAGAATCATAATGGTAGAATTCTGTTAGATAAGGTAAGTATACTctgtagtgtaattacatggcTCTCTAGTTTGATGTGGAAATCTGAAACTGAGTGTGAGTCTATGTCTCTCTTTGATTGTGTTCTGTTATGCTGCACTCATGAACTGTGATatgggaaatttttttttaccgaaaGTCTATGCTTCTTCTAGTAAGTATTGCTGTTACTATTCTAAAAGGAAATTTCCAAATAAGCAATAACATATGGAACTTGCATCCTGGAATCCACCTAAGAGGCAAACAGAGACTAAGGATGCAGTTTTCTAGCTGAAAGCTGAAATACTGATTTCTGTCAAGTCTATGTTACATAtctacattaaaaaaaactcaggtATCTAATTATCAATTTAAAGGATGATTTAATAATCATCTCTAAAAATGAGAAAATTGCATGAGAACTTTGGCTATAGTTTTTTATAGAACACATTTCATCGTGGTTGATATTGAATGTATTGAACAGTCTAAATTCTTCGTGAAGCATGGAAGAGCCTGCAAAATAAGCAAGTTAGGAACTTAGGATGAACCTTAAGGCGTTATTTTCAATTTGGTCATTCTTCTTAACACTATCACAAACTGGTCATGATCTTTGTTATTCTCTATAACTTAGAAAATTGCACTTCGTACCAGTATACAGATTCAGAAGTTTTGAGTGTTAAAGTTTAACTTTATTGTCGCTTAGTTGCCATTTCTAAAAACTAAAAGCCTACTGATTTGTAATCACACTGAGAACAACTTTTGTATGTTAGTAATCACTTCATCTACCTGTTATTTAATTTTATGCAGTACAAAGCTGAAGAAACGGTTAAACTCTGGGTAAACAAGGTTGGCCCGTACAATAACCCGCAAGAAACTTACAACTATTACAGCCTCCCATTTTGTCAGCCATCTGAAAACCCCGCACACAAATGGGGTGGTCTCGGAGAGGTCCTTGGCGGCAATGAGCTGATCGATAGTCAggttgatataaagtttttaagtAAGTTGATCTTTTCATACCCTCCTTGATTTTATTTACTTTTGGAATGTGCATCAATGTATGTTCCTTGCAACTAACCGATTTCCCTGACCATTTTACATTAAACTTCTTTGTTTTAGAAAATGTGGAGAAGGGTCCCATTTGCACAATTGAACTTGATGACAACAAGATTCAACAATTTACTGATGCCATTGAAAGGTCATATTGGTTTGAACTCTTCATAGGTATGAATCTGCATTTAATTGGGCATTGTTTTCTTATTTTGTATGCTATTTCTCATTTCTGAGTACTGACATTCTTTTTATCCAACTTTCTCTGCATTGCTTTCTATTGTCCAACCGCCTAGATGATCTTCCATTATGGGGTAACAAATTCTAAACCTAAATGACATTTCTTTTGCTTTAACACTTTCTACCCTCTACCTCTCTTGAATAACATGCAAGTTGCCTCTGAGCAGGTTTTGTTGGTGAGACTGacaaaaacaatgaaaataagCACTACCTCTACACACACAAGAACATTGTTGTTAAATACAATGGTAACAGGGTATGTGCTGGTCTGCTTTAAGACCTTAAAATATTAGCTGAAACCTATTATACtggctaattattatttttttgcagATAATTCATGTCAATCTTACTCAAGAGTCACCTAAGCTTCTTGAAGCTGGCAAAAAATTGGACATGACCTATTCAGTGAAGTGGGTGCAAACAAACGTTGCATTTGCACGACGTTTTGAAGTTTACTTGGACTACCCGTTCTTTGAACATCAGGTAATCTTTGTTCGAACCAACATTACTTTTTATGTCTTTTGCTGGACAGTTTTTGTGCTATAATTTACTTTGCTCTGTGGTGGTTTTGACAAAGTGGTAgactttattttctttaaaactcTCGAGGAATTGAAATTTACAAGAAAACTAAGTTCTGCTGCAACCTTCCATGTTCAGATCCAttggttctccatcttcaattcgTTCATGATGGTTATTTTCTTGACTGGATTGGTATCAATGATATTGATGAGGACGCTGAGAAATGATTATGCGAAATATGCTCGTGAAGATGATGATCTGGAGTCGCTTGTAAGTACTGAACGTGAAGCCTCACGCTTACAATCACTTGTGTATTCCCTCTGGTAGCAGGAGTCATTTTTTGTTTACTTTAATGGTCTTTGAGATGTAATCTTATTTTTGAATTTCATAATGGATTTTACAGTGAATCTACTCATCATTTTCATGCAAGCAATCTAATATTCAACAAAAGTAAACTAGTCAAAACATCAAGTTTTACAGTACCCTCCCGATAATGATaacttttgtgtgtgtgtgtgtgactggACGAATTATTTGAATATTCATAGCAAATCATTTTGCATTATTTTCATCTAATCTCTTGATAGTTTTGttaacttatatttttcttttatcaggAAAGAGATGTTAGTGAGGAATCTGGTTGGAAGCTTGTCCATGGAGATGTTTTCCGGCCTCCTCGTAGCTTGGTGTTTCTTTCTGCTTTTGTTGGTATTGGCACTCAGCTGGCGGCTCTTATTCTGCTCGTGATTGTATTGGCCATTGTTGGCATGTTATATGTTGGGTAAGCTCTAAATCAGCTTTCTTAGTATCCTTTTTTTCTGCATCGCATGTGCACATGTATTTGGCATAGAATACGCACCCTTTGGATTGAAAAATGGAAATATGGGCAATACGAGTGGAGTCTTTGGTAGGGCAATATGAAAGGCCCTAAGTGACAATACAGTTGAAGGTACTTTTGGAGCCATTAATATGCTTGTCTGGAACATCACTAATTGCACAACCCTAATTTCTACAAGGTGACGGATACTCGAATAGATGGACAATGACACAATAGTATAAGCATGGTATATTTTATACCTAGAGATGCCTTTGACCCCATTATTAATTTTGATTTCAACCTCATTGCTATATAATATGGCTTATTTGTTTAGTCCGATTACAACCTCTGTTAAAGCTCATCCATGCTGCCTTCTGGAGCAGTGGTCTCTTTATATCAGCGGGCTCAACTCTATCTACCATAAGACATTGGTGAAATAAGTGTACTGCTTTCATTACCATATGGAATAATGTTATAGTCAGATAATATGACTATGAATTTCCAATGTCATTTTTCCTAACTAAAATATCATACTCAACTTGCCAGACGTAGCTTACCATTACATCTGTATTGTGTACTACATTGTTTTATCTTTCATTTCTGGATTGACAATAATCAGTAATGTTTGTTCAGCTAGCTAGTATTTCTTTGCACCCTACTAAATGCTGTACTTCTTATTTGTCAGACGAGGAGCTATCATCACGACCTTCATCGTGTGCTACGCCCTTACATCTTTCATTTCTGGATATGTTAGTGGTGGCCTCTACTCAAGGAATGGCGGtatgtttctatatatatagtttttgttGTTGGACTTGCCTGTTTTATTCTACTATCCTGAAATAGATTATTCAGTTTTGAAATGTTTCAATTTCTGTGTTTCTTATCTACTGTTCACTGAATCCATTTCTGATCCATGGCAGGCAAAAACTGGATAAAGTCTATGATCCTTACTGCATCCCTTTTTCCGTTCTTGTGCTTTTCGATTGGATTGGTGTTGAACACCATTGCTATCTTCTACCGTTCACTGGCAGCCATACCATTTGGCACAATGGTTGTCATATTTGTCCTGTGGGCTTTCATCTCTTTTCCTTTGGTTCTATTGGGAACTGTAGTTGGTAGAAATTGGAGTGGTGCTCCCAACAATCCCTGTCGTGTTAAGACAATTCCACGTCCTATTCCTGAGAAGAAGTGGTATCTTACACCCTCTGTTATCTCATTGATGGGTGGACTACTCCCCTTCGGCAGCATCTTCATCGAGATGTACTTTGTGTTTACTTCATTCTGGAACTACAAGGTAAAGAAAACATATCAGTGAACACTAATGTGCTTCTCAGTTCTCACTTCTCAACAAATTATTTTGCTAGAACAGATGGCATTTACAGTAGATGTGTACCAACCTAAAACTCTTTTTAATTTGATGGATAGATAGTAACCCTATTTCTTTGGTATTTGGCAGGTTTATTATGTATATGGTTTCATGCTGCTGGTTTTTGTTATCCTCATAATAGTCACCATATGTGTCACTATTGTGGGTACTTATTTCTTGTTGAATGCTGAGAATTACCATTGGCAATGGACATCATTCTTCTCCGCGGCATCTACTGCCTTGTATGTCTACCTATACTCAATATACTATTATCACGTGAAGACAAAGATGTCTGGCTTCTTCCAGACAAGCTTCTACTTTGGCTACACCTTGATGTTCTGCCTCGGACTAGGAATTCTTTGCGGTGAGCATTCAAACTTGTATTCATTGTATTTCAAATTGCCACTTGGTCTGTTTTGACACCACGTCTTTGGTTTAGGTGCTGTTGGCTATCTAGGATCTACTCTCTTTGTGAGGAGAATCTACAGAAACATCAAATGCGACTAAATTGCTACTCTGAACATCAAATGTGACCAAACGGCTACTCCGTTGCCGATAGATCCTATCAGCGAAGTGTGTGTTGCTGGCGCAGGTCCATTGTGGAGTAATGCTCATAAGATTCTGATCAACTTTTGGAAGCTATACAGGAGATTGTTCTCCCTttgttttaccttttctttttatgtttttcttttacttcATTTTTCTTCTTGGAACTGGCCTCATAAATGTATACCTCATTAGTTCAGGAATTAGTCTCAGTACCGGGAAGTACATTTAGATTCTCATTTTGTGGTGGCCTCTTTTGGCCAGTAGTAGGATAACATTGATGAATATTGGTGCAGTGTGGATCCAATCCAGTGGCTAGAATTGCCCCTCTTATGAATCGCTATACATCCAATTTTGGCATAGCCTTGTAGTATATGCAAACTAATACATTCAAGTTAGATATATATGGCCTGAATGGGTGAAGTTCTATTTCTTCCCCTGCAGGTACTGTTGAAACATGAATTCGACATGATTATTATTTAGCCTTTGGTCTGAGTTTTCATCCTTGCTGAATTGTCTCTGTGTTTACAGCATCAGAAATCAAGCGTACACTGAAAATAGACAAATGTGTCATCCACATCTGTAATGTTTTGCTTGTTTAGGTACCTTGCTTTATGATAGTATCAGCAAATGATTTAAGATAAGATAAAGATATGCTGCTAACCAGATGGACATCGTAACGTCGTATATCTGCAGGTTTCATTGTACAGGTGTACAgaatttatatacatattcgCGTATATAGGTATATAGACACACTGGTGTTGAAGACATCAACTTATTAAGTTATTATGTTTATCTCTACGCACATTGAGAGAATATCAACGTGTCATATCACTGGACACTGGATGACCGGCCATAGTAGCACTTTCTAGCGATCAAGCTTAGTTGACGTTTACGAAGCAGGCACGACGCTCCAAGCCACTAAGCTACTCCCACGTGACCAGCTCACGTGTCACCATCCTGCACGTTCACGGCCCCATCCACAAGCACACGTGGCACGCCACCTGGACGGCCGACCAGCCGGCCGGCGAGCTTTAAAAAGCAGCCCCATGTCATTTGCTAATCGATCAACTCATCAACCCATGCagcaatccatccatccatagcCGATCTCAGCTTTTCCATTCGCATTTCTGCTTAATTAGCTTAGCAAGCAACGAATTAACTGCAAGAGAGAGCGATGCCGTCGCTGACGACGGGGAGGTCGccgtggcggaggaggaagagggggacggcgacgacagcgaggaggaggaggacgccgacgtCGCTCCGGGCGCTGTGGCGCCGGATAGTGCCcaggacgtcgacgacgacggcgccgcgcgTGCGCACGAGGAAGCCCGGGCTGCTGTCGCGCGCGTTACGGGTGCtctcctgcggcggcggggggaggtcGCGCGCCGCACGGCGGTGGTGATCATGATatcatcgtcgccggcgccggcgaggttaacTGCTCCTCTAGTCGCTTGCGATACTACGTGGAGTACGTGAGACTAGTGGTGACTGTGCCGTGTGTGTATAATTTACTGCAGTAACAAGTGTGTTCTGTGTT
The nucleotide sequence above comes from Oryza glaberrima chromosome 11, OglaRS2, whole genome shotgun sequence. Encoded proteins:
- the LOC127754791 gene encoding transmembrane 9 superfamily member 1-like, which gives rise to MHRRGGHHLHLLLAAAVVLLLTVAGLPLASASESDHKYKAEETVKLWVNKVGPYNNPQETYNYYSLPFCQPSENPAHKWGGLGEVLGGNELIDSQVDIKFLKNVEKGPICTIELDDNKIQQFTDAIERSYWFELFIDDLPLWGFVGETDKNNENKHYLYTHKNIVVKYNGNRIIHVNLTQESPKLLEAGKKLDMTYSVKWVQTNVAFARRFEVYLDYPFFEHQIHWFSIFNSFMMVIFLTGLVSMILMRTLRNDYAKYAREDDDLESLERDVSEESGWKLVHGDVFRPPRSLVFLSAFVGIGTQLAALILLVIVLAIVGMLYVGRGAIITTFIVCYALTSFISGYVSGGLYSRNGGKNWIKSMILTASLFPFLCFSIGLVLNTIAIFYRSLAAIPFGTMVVIFVLWAFISFPLVLLGTVVGRNWSGAPNNPCRVKTIPRPIPEKKWYLTPSVISLMGGLLPFGSIFIEMYFVFTSFWNYKVYYVYGFMLLVFVILIIVTICVTIVGTYFLLNAENYHWQWTSFFSAASTALYVYLYSIYYYHVKTKMSGFFQTSFYFGYTLMFCLGLGILCGAVGYLGSTLFVRRIYRNIKCD